In Mycolicibacterium lutetiense, the sequence CCCGGCCACATCAGCGCGGCGTGCTACCGCGTTGCTCAAGGCCGTGGTCGCCAACCGGGACTTCATTCGGGAATCGATCGAGTACCCGACGATGCGATTGGAGAACACATCCTTGATCGCACACATATAGAGCTTGCCTTCACCGGTGCGATGCTCGGTGATATCGCTGAGCCACAACTGATTTGGTGCACCTGCGGTGAAGTCGCGCTCCACAAGATCATCATGCACCGGCGGGCCCACCTTGCCGTTCTTGCCGCGTTTCTTACCGAACACGCTCCACAATCGATTCTGCGAGCAGATCCGCCAGGCGGTGCGCTCCGCCATCGGCTCACCGGCATCGCGGGCCTCTTCGACCAGGTAGCGGTACCCGAACTCGGGATCGTCCTGGTGGGCGTCGAACAGGGCGTTGGCGCGGTAGGCCTCGACGAGTTCGGCGTCAGTGATCGGCTGGGCCAGCCAGCGGTAAAAGGGCTGGCGGGCGAGCTTGAGTACCCGGCACGTCACCGCGACGGGAATCCCGTCGGCGGCGAGCTCCTTCACGAGCGGGTAGACCCTTTTCCCGGCAGATTGGCCTGCGACAAATAGGCAGTCGCCCGGCGCAGGACCTCGTTTTCCTGCTCCAACAACTTGATCCGCCGCCGCGCATCCCGCAGCTCCGCAGACTCGCCGGTGCTCTTGCCGGGCTTGGCGCCCTCGTCGATATCGGCTCGGCGCATCCACTTGTGCAGCGTCATCGGGTGCACACCGAAATCGGTGGCGATCTGCTCGATCGTTACACCGTCATCGCGGTTGCGAGCGACCCGCACGACGTCGTCGCGGAACTCTCGGGGGTAAGGCCTGGGCACACTGACATCCTTCCAGCTCACCCGTTCCGGGCAAGCCAACTCAGATGTCACCTATTCGTGCAGCAGACCCATCCGGCATCAGAGTGACATATCAAGTCCTGCAACGTAGTTCCTCGCGACCACCGTGCCATCTCCAAGGCGTCAAGGACCATTGATGTCCGCATATGCGATGCTACCCGCCACCCGACGATCATCCGAGAATGCGCATCGACGATGAAACACACGTAGGCCACCCCGGCCCAGGTGGGTACGAACGTCAGATCGGTCACCCAGAGCTGGTTTGGCGCGGTCGCGGTGAACTTTCGCCTGACCAGATCCGGATGCCGCGCCGCGACCGGGTCAGCCTTGGTGGTGCGGACACGCTTGCCGCGGCGCGCCCCTTCGATGCCGGCGGCCCGCATCAGGCGGGCCACCTGATCGCGGCCGACGTCGTGGCCGGCCCGTCGGGCGGTTTTCCAGAGCTTGCGGGCCCCATAGACGCAGTAATTGTCTTTCCAGAGCTGACGCAACGCTGGCTCCAGAACGGCGTCGCGTTGAGCCCGCGCCGACGGTGCCCGTGTCTTGGCGTTGTAGTAGGTGCTCGGGGCCACCTGCAGGCCTGCGCTACGCAGGACGGTGCAGATGGGCTCGACCCCGAACTCGCCCCGTTGGGCGTCGATGAAGGAGACTATTTCTTGTGTTGGCGGTCGAGCTCCGCCCCGAAGAAACTCGCTGCTCGTTTCAGAATCTCGTTGGCACGCTTCAATTCTCGGACTTCTTGTTCGAGTTCCTTGACCTTCGCGGACTCCGCTGTCGTCACGCCCGGTGCATGCCCGTCGTCGATATCTGCCTGGCGCACCCAGGAGCGCACCGACTCCATTCCATAGCCCAGCTGGCGAGCGACCCGTGCCACCGTGCCCTGCTCGGTGCCCAACTCTTCTCGCAGCGTACGGACCATCCGCACCGCGGCGGCCTTCTCCTCCGGGCTGTAACGACGTGTCGTGGGCTTCCCGGGCGACTGTTCCTTCGGCATACCTGCATCCTCGTTTCCAAGGTCAGGAGCCTCCAGCATTTCCAGGGCGATTCAGAGAGGGGTTGGGGCCACCAGTCGGATTTGATCAATCGTGAAGCCCTGGGCATGCAGCCAGGCAATTAGATCAGTCCTTTCCTGGCGGCTGTCGCCCTCGAGACCGTCGAGCAGACCATACTGAGCGAGGTCGTCTTCGTGTGTTGCTGACACCCTGGACATCCCCTAGTGCCGCGGCGTACCCGGGCGCGGACAGGGTGGTTCAGTGTTCACGCCGCGCACCTGGTGACTCGACGCGGGGACGCCGAGCACGGCGTGACCCATCGCAACGAGCAGCGCAGAGGTCTGTTCGGGAGCCAGGCCAGTGCCGCGGTAGTGCAAGATCGATTGAATGGCTCCGATCGCTCCATGAACCATCGCCCGAAGTTCAATCTCGTCGACCGCGGGCCGCAATTCTCCGACGAGGTGTACCCACTCTTCTAGATAGAGTCGCTGCTTACGGCGCAACCGGCTCTGGTGCTGATCCGACAGATTGTGCACTTCGCGGTAATACACCATTGCCAGCTCGCGTTGATCCATTACCAAGGCGACTTGGTCAGACACCAGCAGGGTCAGCGCCTCCGCCTCGTCGCGGGACTGCTCGACGATCGCCGTCGCACGCTTAAGGAGTTTGTCCACCACTCGCTCGAAGAGGGCCGCCAGTAGATCGCTCTTACTGTTGAAATGGCGATAGATGGCCGGCCCGACAACCCCTGATGCAACGCCGATGTCGGCCATGGAGACAGCGTGGTAGCCCCGCTCGGCAATCAACTCGGTGGCAGAGGCGAGAATCCGTTCCCGACGCTCGCCGCCGACCCGGGTACGTCCGGCAACGACCACCTTGTTCACTACTACCTTCCTTCGCTCGCAACCAGGGCTCGCGCAGCACTGCAGCGCCGGGAGCTACACTACGAACGTTAACACCTGCTCACAATTCCAGGTTGAGTTGAAATGTAGACGCCCCAATGGCAGGTGGCTGGCGCCTGCGCGTGTGATCCCCATTCGTGGATGTGCCCGCTCATTGGCCAAGATCGGCAACCGCGTGGGCAGATCGCTGCGCCCTCTTTGGATGTCCAGTTCGGCAAGGAACTGGACAAAGCCATCTCTCCGTCTGCCGGACGCTGTTGGCGTCATCCGATCGTCATCACATCGTTCGGCAACACGGCTTTGGCAAAGGGGCTACGTCAAGCAGCAGGCAGAGGACGGCGACTTGATTGGCGATACGTCGACAGAGTGGCCCGGCTACTCCAAACTCGGGATTTGTCAGGTC encodes:
- a CDS encoding TetR/AcrR family transcriptional regulator encodes the protein MNKVVVAGRTRVGGERRERILASATELIAERGYHAVSMADIGVASGVVGPAIYRHFNSKSDLLAALFERVVDKLLKRATAIVEQSRDEAEALTLLVSDQVALVMDQRELAMVYYREVHNLSDQHQSRLRRKQRLYLEEWVHLVGELRPAVDEIELRAMVHGAIGAIQSILHYRGTGLAPEQTSALLVAMGHAVLGVPASSHQVRGVNTEPPCPRPGTPRH
- a CDS encoding IS3 family transposase (programmed frameshift), which translates into the protein MPRPYPREFRDDVVRVARNRDDGVTIEQIATDFGVHPMTLHKWMRRADIDEGAKPGKSTGESAELRDARRRIKLLEQENEVLRRATAYLSQANLPKRVYPLVKELAADGIPVAVTCRVLKLARQPFYRWLAQPITDAELVEAYRANALFDAHQDDPEFGYRYLVEEARDAGEPMAERTAWRICSQNRLWSVFGKKRGKNGKVGPPVHDDLVERDFTAGAPNQLWLSDITEHRTGEGKLYMCAIKDVFSNRIVGYSIDSRMKSRLATTALSNAVARRADVAGCIVHSDRGSQFRSRRFVHALGRYELVGSMGRVGAAGDNAAMESFFALLQKNVLDRRRWETREELRIAIVTWIERTYHRRRRQAGLGRLTPIEFEAIMTTQASQAA
- a CDS encoding adenylate cyclase regulatory domain-containing protein, which produces MSRVSATHEDDLAQYGLLDGLEGDSRQERTDLIAWLHAQGFTIDQIRLVAPTPL